A DNA window from Drosophila sechellia strain sech25 chromosome X, ASM438219v1, whole genome shotgun sequence contains the following coding sequences:
- the LOC116802003 gene encoding salivary glue protein Sgs-3, which translates to MFSDISSIGNMFHPRSQSSSLALLLTFVLASVGVHGDYDWYGDYSGSELDYIFADVNYDAVCPPGGYAVCATDGYNYHPFSSKCRLDSQNLKLLFAVKKELTQTDLSYCPSYPPQPYGPPVPAHGYHPKPVQNYAPVRYSSSSGQNSYAYAAASGPYGAKAVAEAPGPYPVASPSYSVSYPAAPSAYAPPPAKYPSPPPSYPVYAKPVPAYAAVYSYAGTTKAPSTGSTTTSATTGTTKANRYPGYPTKYATTTAATTTAATTTLATTTAATTTAATTTAATTTAATTTAATTKAATTTAATTTAATTKAATTTAATTTAATTKAATTTAATTTAATTTAAITAAGTTAATTTAATTAAATTAAATTAAATTAAATTAAATT; encoded by the exons ATGTTCAGCGACATCAGTTCCATCGGCAACATGTTCCACCCAAGGTCTCAGTCCAGCTCCTTAGCTCTACTCCTGACTTTCGTCCTGGCTTCCGTCGGCGTTCATGGGGACTACGATTGGTATGGCGATTATTCGGGCTCTGAACTGGACTATATCTTTGCGGATGTCAACTATGATGCAGTGTGCCCACCAGGTGGTTATGCTGTCTGCGCCACCGATGGCTATAACTACCATCCATTCTCGAGCAAGTGCCGTCTGGACTCACAGAACTTGAAACTGTTGTTTGCCGTAAAGAAGG AACTCACCCAAACTGACCTGAGCTACTGTCCCTCATATCCCCCGCAGCCGTATGGTCCGCCTGTTCCTGCTCACGGCTATCATCCGAAGCCAGTTCAGAATTATGCCCCGGTTCGGTATTCCTCATCGTCTGGCCAGAATTCGTATGCCTATGCCGCTGCCAGCGGGCCCTATGGCGCCAAGGCGGTGGCTGAGGCTCCGGGTCCGTATCCTGTGGCTTCTCCCTCCTATTCCGTCTCGTATCCCGCCGCTCCGTCTGCCTATGCCCCACCCCCTGCCAAATACCCATCCCCGCCCCCGTCCTATCCCGTTTATGCCAAACCAGTGCCGGCCTATGCTGCTGTTTATAGTTACGCTGGAACCACCAAGGCGCCATCTACCGGATCGACTACGACGTCCGCCACTACAGGCACCACAAAAGCCAACAGATACCCTGGATACCCCACCAAATACGCAACCACCACAGCGGCAACAACCACAGCAGCAACCACTACTTTAGCAACAACTACTGCAGCAACAACTACTGCAGCAACCACTACTGCAGCAACTActacggcagcaacaacaactgcagcaaccactaaggcagcaacaactaccgcagcaacaacaactgcagcaaccactaaggcagcaacaactaccgcagcaacaacaactgcagcaaccaccaaggcagcaacaactactgcagcaacaactaccgcagcaacaacaactgctgcAATAACTGCAGCGGgaacaactgcagcaacaactactgcagcaacaactgcagcagcaacaactgcagcagcaacaactgcagcagcaacaactgcagcagcaacaactgcagcagcaacaaca
- the LOC6618611 gene encoding cell wall protein DAN4, producing the protein MFRAFAFTVLFTALTLSQGHMDDYLRFPDPGNIPRHNQRPCGPRVCGKSGHCYRSFESICDFNDYNLKMIFSGQELFELTQPIYCQPSPPRTKLVDVGYYFNHRSLLVAQSQPSPYSSPIPRPSFPQNPKNIERYDSYPSSDSYGPVQDYELPYPVWPFKRPQAPTRNPPVSYRPPYWYYPTRRPGISKPCYGRTTTATKAPESTTTTTEASTTTTTTEPSTKTSTAASTTTSPERKTTSTEQTTTTKSTSPSISTEKLTTTNELTTSTEPATTTESATNTETTTTTTSDSPTTTTEPTTTTEPTSTTEPTTTTEPTTTTEPTTTTEPTTTTEPTTTTEPTSTTEPTTTTEPTTTTEPTTTTEPTTTTEPTTTTESTTTTELATDSDLTTTTTLRTTTKSQTSTDPSTTNPTTESSTTTNRSSSSTTITTVTTEPSTTTTVSSTTTTKDPTTTTVTTEPSTTRTVSSTTTIKDPTTTTESSTTTTTVPTTLAESSTVTTTLISKTTTSEPSTTSSTDSSTTTLNTDTSTTTTSTEASTTINPAAVKPVTVEVTNEDGQLVDIELAAMAVNPETGEPNCAEVTNVLITTGSRIVFQFTGCIVARVASRIITEPTTTFSTTVATTTQNTPYYQWYGGSAAYAQSQFLYTY; encoded by the exons ATGTTTAGAGCGTTTGCCTTTACTGTCCTGTTTACAGCTTTGACCTTGTCCCAAGGACATATGGACGATTACCTGAGGTTTCCAGATCCCGGAAACATTCCGAGACACAACCAACGACCCTGTGGTCCCCGAGTCTGTGGCAAAAGTGGACATTGTTATCGCAGCTTTGAGAGCATTTGTGACTTTAACGACTACAACCTGAAGATGATATTTAGTGGACAAGAAT TATTCGAATTGACACAACCAATTTATTGCCAACCGTCGCCTCCACGGACGAAGCTTGTTGATGTCGGCTACTATTTCAATCACCGGAGTTTGTTAGTGGCTCAATCGCAGCCTTCGCCCTATTCATCGCCTATTCCAAGACCCAGTTTTCCCCAAAATCCGAAAAATATTGAACGTTACGACTCATATCCGTCATCAGATTCTTATGGGCCAGTTCAGGACTATGAACTTCCTTATCCGGTATGGCCATTTAAGCGGCCCCAAGCGCCAACGAGAAATCCCCCAGTCAGTTATAGACCTCCTTATTGGTACTATCCAACAAGACGTCCCGGAATAAGCAAGCCATGTTACGGAAGAACTACAACCGCCACAAAAGCTCCTGAATCTACTACCACAACAACGGAGGCATCTACAACGACGACTACAACTGAACCatcaacaaaaacaagcacTGCAGCCTCCACAACAACATCTCcggaaagaaaaacaacatcCACAGAGCAAACAACAACTACTAAATCTACATCACCATCAATATCTACagaaaaattaacaacaacGAACGAACTCACAACATCAACAgaaccagcaacaacaactgaatCTGCAACAAACACAGAAactacaacaaccacaactTCAGATTCA cccacaacaaccacagaaccaacaacaaccacagagCCCACTTCAACCACAgaaccaacaacaaccacagagCCCACTACAACCACAgaaccaacaacaactacagagcccacaacaaccacagaaccaacaacaaccacagagCCCACTTCAACCACAgaaccaacaacaaccacagagCCCACTACAACCACAgaaccaacaacaactacagagcccacaacaaccacagaaccaacaacaaccacagagTCAACTACAACGACAGAACTTGCTACAGATTCAGATCTAACGACAACAACGACTCtccgaacaacaacaaaatcacAAACATCCACGGACCCATCAACAACAAATCCTACAACCGAATCTTCAACGACAACCAACAGAAGTTCATCATCTACAACAATAACGACCGTAACAACAGAACCTTCAACGACCACAACGGTTTCTTCCACAACGACTACAAAAGATCCAACAACAACGACCGTAACAACAGAACCTTCAACGACCAGAACGGTTTCTTCCACAACTACTATAAAAgatccaacaacaacaacagaatcTTCTACGACAACTACGACCGTTCCCACCACTCTTGCCGAATCGTCTACAGTAACAACAACCCTGATTTCGAAAACAACGACTTCGGAACCTTCCACAACATCTTCAACAGATTCTTCAACTACCACATTAAATACAGATACATCAACGACAACAACATCCACTGAAGCTTCTACAACAATTAACCCGGCGGCT GTCAAACCTGTAACTGTTGAGGTCACCAACGAGGACGGACAATTAGTAGATATCGAATTGGCAGCCATGGCCGTGAATCCGGAAACAGGGGAACCAAACTGTGCGGAGGTTACCAATGTCCTGATAACCACAGGGTCAAGGATTGTATTCCAGTTCACTGGTTGTATTGTGGCCAGGGTTGCCAGCAGAATTATCACTGAACCGACAACAACGTTCAGCACCACCGTAGCAACTACAACCCAGAACACTCCCTACTATCAGTGGTATGGCGGTTCAGCGGCTTACGCACAGTCCCAATTTCTTTATACGTATTAG
- the LOC6618612 gene encoding mucin-5AC, translating into MTAFLVSIAFALLAGAWAWDYGVPYYPAPHYFEQQQPYDLPCPPSGPESLVCAGAPGAQPSTFPSPCEVQRFRALTGINWEIIHENRCETLEVCPDNCQDQYNPVCGKYKDTRRNFRSECELQLVKCRTGHPWRKHHDGPCESRYPVPQSPRVQNYNPYAINPYQPNVGSRGAHGSQGPYESQGPYGSQGPYGPQSPPQPYPPSLVSPKPNYEAPIYQPYQISWEDLPTEYAGTSKPYPNPTYETTPTTTSTTAATTTSTTTTTTTPTTTTDKTTTTPQPGDSETTEATTVTQNPRRNIKVNAVIEDTQKPSPATGKPEESTESSSTESSVTYTPLKKYTTTASPQHATTTAPPSKPSLSINAVQVPEQEVQKTTSTEPITTYKSYNAYNSYASYSTTEAPVDEDTTKVPVDEIIKINKVQISTENTTEKAAETTQSTTRKADPTYPSYPAYPTSSLYKTYPVYNSTAAPTNENTTQLPFDKVLKINAAEESTEKIDEESTKANVYETYPVYGSTEASKDEETTKKSLDQVVKINAVKESTEKEDEKTTKAQPTYSSYSTYSSSSVYKTYPDYKSTVTPKIDVTTQAALDKIVKINAIEEIIEKQDKQTTTKATTVSESTTPKSQPTYPSYSTYPSSNVYQAYPVYGSTEASKDDETTKKSLDKVVKINAVEESPEQEDETTTKAKPTYSSYSTYSSSSVYKTYPTYTSTEAPENEETTKVALDKLVKINKAQISTEKAVSETTTTTEPITTTAPTTYPSYLTYPSSSVYKSYSSLETPDDEEDKESTASPLDKSIKINAVSFPETIQNTTFATPFPETPTDALSEVEKGPEIDADSVASAKTESAEIPEIVKTEGVRKNGTQVNLEVTCKRENKKLKLDTSSSDRSNIYFIFLGC; encoded by the exons ATGACAGCTTTCCTAGTTTCAATTGCATTCGCCCTCCTCGCCGGAGCTTGGGCATGGGATTACGGAGTTCCCTACTATCCGGCACCGCACTATTTCGAACAACAGCAGCCATATGATCTTCCGTGTCCGCCGTCGGGTCCCGAAAGTCTGGTTTGTGCCGGAGCTCCGGGTGCCCAGCCATCCACCTTTCCCAGTCCTTGCGAAGTCCAACGTTTCAGAGCCCTAACTGGCATAA ACTGGGAGATCATTCACGAGAATAGATGCGAAACCTTGGAGGTCTGCCCGGACAACTGCCAGGATCAGTACAATCCCGTGTGCGGAAAGTACAAGGATACCAGGCGCAACTTCAGGAGCGAGTGCGAACTGCAGCTGGTGAAGTGCCGCACAGGACATC CTTGGCGAAAGCACCACGATGGCCCCTGTGAAAGCAGGTATCCTGTTCCTCAGTCGCCTCGCGTTCAAAACTACAATCCCTATGCGATTAATCCTTACCAACCGAACGTTGGATCTCGAGGAGCCCATGGATCCCAAGGACCTTATGAATCACAAGGACCTTATGGATCTCAAGGACCTTATGGGCCGCAATCTCCGCCTCAGCCTTATCCTCCAAGCCTTGTGTCCCCAAAACCCAATTATGAAGCTCCCATCTATCAGCCCTATCAGATATCCTGGGAAGATCTGCCCACCGAGTATGCCGGAACCTCCAAGCCTTATCCGAATCCAACCTATGAGACTACACCAACCACTACTTCGACAACTGCTGCTACAACTACTTccacaactacaactacaactactcCCACAACTACGACCGATAAAACCACAACTACACCTCAACCAGGTGACTCAGAGACCACCGAGGCCACAACTGTAACTCAAAATCCCAGGCGGAATATAAAGGTAAATGCTGTGATCGAAGACACGCAAAAGCCTTCTCCGGCtactggtaagcctgaagaaTCTACTGAGTCCAGTTCAACGGAGTCCAGTGTCACCTATACGCctttaaaaaaatacacaacAACTGCTTCTCCTCAACATGCTACAACCACTGCACCGCCTTCAAAACCTTCTCTATCGATAAATGCTGTTCAAGTTCCTGAACAGGAGGTTCAGAAGACCACTAGCACCGAACCAATTACGACTTATAAGTCTTACAATGCTTATAATTCGTATGCATCCTATAGCACCACTGAAGCTCCTGTGGACGAAGATACTACAAAGGTGCCCGTGGATgaaatcattaaaataaataaagtccAGATAAGTACTGAGAACACAACTGAAAAGGCTGCTGAGACAACGCAGTCGACCACTCGTAAAGCGGACCCTACATACCCATCATATCCAGCTTATCCAACCTCGAGCTTATACAAAACTTATCCAGTCTATAACTCCACTGCGGCTCCTACGAACGAAAACACAACTCAGTTACCTTTCGACAAGGTACTTAAAATAAATGCAGCTGAAGAAAGCACTGAGAAGATCGATGAAGAGAGCACCAAGGCAAATGTGTACGAAACTTATCCAGTCTATGGTTCCACAGAAGCTTCAAAGGATGAGGAAACTACTAAGAAATCTCTCGACCAGGTAGTCAAAATAAATGCAGTTAAAGAAAGCACTGAAAAAGAGGATGAAAAAACAACGAAAGCGCAGCCTACTTACTCATCGTATTCAACGTATTCATCCTCCAGTGTCTATAAGACTTACCCAGACTATAAGTCCACTGTAACTCCGAAGATTGACGTTACTACTCAGGCGGCTTTAGACAAAATAGTCAAAATAAATGCTATTGAAGAGATTATTGAAAAGCAAGATAAACAGACGACCACTAAGGCAACTACCGTTTCCGAATCTACCACTCCCAAATCGCAGCCTACTTATCCGTCTTATTCAACATATCCATCCTCAAATGTGTACCAAGCTTATCCAGTCTATGGTTCCACAGAAGCTTCAAAGGATGACGAAACTACTAAGAAATCTCTCGACAAGGTAGTCAAAATTAATGCAGTTGAAGAAAGCCCTGAACAAGAGGATGAAACAACAACGAAAGCGAAGCCTACTTACTCATCGTATTCAACGTATTCATCCTCCAGTGTCTATAAGACTTATCCAACCTATACATCCACTGAAGCCCCTGAGAATGAAGAAACTACTAAGGTGGCCCTCGACAAGTtagtcaaaataaataaagcgcAGATAAGTACTGAGAAGGCTGTTAGTGAAACTACTACGACAACGGAGCCTATCACAACTACAGCGCCAACCACTTATCCATCATATCTGACTTATCCATCCTCGAGTGTATATAAAAGTTATAGCTCTTTGGAGACTCCGGATGATGAAGAGGACAAGGAGAGCACTGCAAGTCCATTGGACAAATCAATAAAGATCAACGCAGTCTCATTTCCAGAAACCATTCAAAATACAACGTTTGCAACACCTTTCCCGGAAACCCCCACCGATGCTTTATCCGAAGTGGAAAAAGGACCTGAGATTGATGCAGACAGTGTGGCCAGTGCAAAGACTGAATCAGCAGAAATCCCAGAAATTGTTAAGACAGAAGGCGTTAGGAAGAACGGAACACAGGTAAATTTGGAGGTGACCTGCAAACGAGAAAACAAGAAACTAAAGCTGGACACATCGAGCTCAGATCGcagcaacatttattttatatttttgggctGTTAA
- the LOC6618613 gene encoding mucin-5AC, whose amino-acid sequence MQTQQERKVSNSRAFTMILILLQVLGILGHGVVAQKSSPIANWHMADPHYTSDQYAKILGEAGLGQDADDKDHKGLGPMQIQYVDYQPNCQPGGVPVCATNGTDSFFFENHCRLEAANMKMLFQHGTELEPTEMERCLPTCQTMKCTQVERPVCALAEIGGAIPQTFANECEMRRHECHTKQVLRILHTGPCQTPAKSGRKKKLRRNKKKRPTTNASISKFATVPKKVYVMLATPAPRSSTTTPRTSFSTTTTRITTTARMRPTKQTSTSPSPMQFQQLMNLVNPMVSVSQAVDAYNVYNIPDVGHDYGEITDSSLSMFLPEVGRVTEPYSMPFRTTTTTTSTTTTSTTTPKPVLATSRIITTSSTSTMPSFLSVRMPSTTEIVEESTTENPEASTQAYSTTQKSTETSQAKVF is encoded by the exons ATGCAGACGCAGCAGGAACGGAAAGTTAGCAACAGTCGAGCTTTTACCATGATTCTAATCCTGCTGCAAGTTCTTGGTATCCTTGGCCATGGAGTGGTGGCCCAGAAAAGCTCGCCCATTGCCAACTGGCACATGGCTGATCCGCACTACACAAGTGACCAGTACGCCAAGATCCTGGGCGAAGCGGGTCTGGGCCAGGATGCCGATGACAAGGACCACAAGGGTCTGGGTCCCATGCAGATCCAGTACGTGGACTACCAGCCAAACTGCCAGCCAGGCGGAGTGCCAGTCTGTGCCACCAATGGAACCGATAGCTTCTTCTTCGAGAACCACTGCCGTTTGGAGGCGGCCAACATGAAGATGCTCTTCCAGCACGGCACAG AACTGGAGCCCACGGAGATGGAGCGATGCCTACCCACCTGCCAGACGATGAAGTGCACCCAGGTAGAGCGTCCAGTTTGCGCGCTGGCCGAGATTGGAGGAGCTATTCCACAAACATTCGCCAACGAGTGCGAAATGCGAAGACACGAGTGCCACACGAAACAAG TCCTGAGAATCCTGCACACGGGTCCTTGTCAGACTCCAGCCAAAAGTGGGCGCAAAAAGAAGCTGCGTCGCAACAAGAAAAAGCGACCAACAACCAACGCCTCCATTTCAAAGTTCGCCACCGTTCCAAAGAAAGTATACGTAATGCTGGCCACTCCTGCTCCTCGGAGCAGCACCACCACGCCCAGGACCTCCTTTAGCACAACCACTACCAGAATCACGACGACGGCCAGGATGAGGCCCACCAAACAGACCAGCACAAGTCCCTCGCCCATGCAATTCCAGCAGCTCATGAACTTGGTCAATCCCATGGTCTCCGTTTCCCAGGCTGTAGATGCCTACAATGTATACAATATACCCGATGTGGGTCACGATTACGGCGAGATAACCGACTCCTCGCTCTCGATGTTTTTGCCAGAAGTTGGTCGTGTCACAGAGCCCTATTCCATGCCCTTTAGAACCACGACCAcaaccaccagcaccaccaccacatccACCACAACGCCAAAACCAGTTTTAGCCACATCCAGAATCATCACTACTTCGAGCACCAGCACTATGCCATCCTTCCTGTCTGTTCGGATGCCCAGCACTACTGAGATTGTCGAAGAATCCACAACAGAGAATCCGGAAGCGAGTACGCAAGCATACAGCACCACTCAAAAATCCACTGAAACTTCACAAGCCAAAGTATTTTAA
- the LOC6618614 gene encoding uncharacterized protein LOC6618614: MSSQPKHLNVYVPPISSFPEASFLGGYGLQNRMELPKTTEVLEDVIDERDAHFLYVIDSQGRLLEHIRYYGDDYRMALREAFTTKVLDQQNTGADLPLNRE; this comes from the coding sequence ATGTCCAGCCAGCCAAAACACTTGAACGTTTATGTGCCGCCGATCAGCAGTTTTCCGGAAGCCAGTTTTCTGGGCGGCTATGGACTGCAGAATCGCATGGAGCTGCCCAAGACCACGGAAGTCCTTGAGGATGTCATCGATGAGCGGGACGCGCACTTCCTCTACGTAATCGATAGCCAGGGACGCCTGCTGGAGCACATACGTTACTACGGGGACGATTACCGGATGGCTCTGCGTGAGGCCTTCACCACGAAAGTCCTTGACCAACAGAATACTGGCGCAGATCTCCCATTGAATCGGGAATAG